The following DNA comes from Pseudomonas triticicola.
GCATGGCCCCGGCCGGCGAGCTGAGCGTCAACGCCAACCGCACCGATCCCTACAGCCGCTACAGCGTGTCGTTGCAACCGCTGGACTGGCTCGAAGGTTCGTTCCGCTACACCGCGATCACCAACCGGCCGTACGGCTCGGAGGCCCTCAGCGGCAGTCAAAGCTACAAGGACAAGGCGGTCGACGCCAAAGTACGCCTGTGGCAGGAAAGCCACTGGGCGCCGGAAGTGGCGCTGGGCTTTCGAGATATCGGTGGTACCGGTTTGTTCTCCAGCGAATTCTTCGTCGCCAACAAGCGCTTCGACAATTTCGACTTCAGCGCCGGCATTGCCTGGGGCTACATCGGTAATCGCGGCGACTTCGACAACCCGCTGGGCTACGTCAGCAATCGCTTCGATACGCGCCCGGCGCTGGAAGGCACCGGTGACGTCAACTCCGGCTCGTACTTTCGCGGCAAGCCTTCACTGTTCGGTGGCGTGAGCTACCAGACGCCGTGGGATCGGCTGAGCCTGAAGCTGGAATTCGAAGGCAACGACTACAAGAACGAGCCGAAGGACAACGAGATCAAACAGGACTCGCCGATCAACCTTGGCGCGGTGTTCAAGGTGACCGATTCGATCGACCTGAGCGCTGCCTGGGAACGGGGCAACACGGCGATGTTCGGCGTGACCTTTCACACCAATTTCGTCAGCCGCAAGGCGCCGGCCAAGACCTACGATCCGATCCCCGAACCGCTGCCGGCGAAGGCGCCGACGACCTCAATGGAACAGGTCAACTGGGCCGATGTGTCGCGGCGTTTGCAGCAGAATGCCGGGTACAAGGTCGAGCGCATCAGCCAGCGCGATTCCGAACTGATCGTCTATGGCGAGCAGCAGCGTTATTTCCATTCGTCCAAAGCCGTTGGCCGCGCGAGCCGGATTCTCGACAACAGCGTCAACGACGACATCGACTGGTTCACCGTGGTCAACAAGCGCTACGACTTGCCGCTGGAAGAAACCAGCCTGCCGCGCCAGACCTTTCGCGAAGTGATCAACAACGAAGAACCGTTGGAGGCGCTGCACCGCACCACCGAAATCAACCCGGCGATGCCGCACAACGAGAAAACCCTCTACACCGAAGCGCCGCAGCATTTCAGCTATGGCGTGGGTCTGGGCTTCAAGCAGAACGTCGGCGGCCCGGATGGTTTGCTCTATCAATTCAGTGCCGATGCGGACGCGGAATATCGCTTCAACCGCAACACCTGGTGGAGCGGATTGCTCAGCGCCAACCTGGTCAACAACTTCGACAAATTCGTCTACGACGCACCGAGCGGTTTGCCCCGCGTGCGCACGGATTTGCGCCAGTACCTGACCACCTCAAACACGACCATGCCGTTGTTCCAGCTCAGCCATGCCGAGCAGTTGGATAAAGACCTGTACGGCATGGTTTACGGCGGCTATCTGGAGTCGATGTTTGCCGGCGTCGGCGCGGAAGTGTTATTCCGCCCGACCGGCGAACGCTGGTCGCTGGGCGCGGACCTGAACTGGGTGCGCCAGCGTGATTTCGATCAGGGCTTTGCCTTGCGCGATTACTCGGTCGTGACCGGGCATATCACCGGCTATACCGACCTGCCGTTCGACACGCTGGCGGCGGTCAGTGTCGGTCGTTATCTGGCCGGGGATTGGGGCACCACCGTGGACATCTCGCGTGAGTTCTTCAATGGTGTGCGGGTCGGTGCCTGGGCGACCATCACCACGGCCAGCAGCGCCGAATATGGTGAAGGTAGTTTCGACAAGGGCCTGTACCTGTCGATCCCGTTCGACGAAATGATGAGCATGTCGACCATGCGCCGCGCCAACCTGGTCTGGGCGCCACTGACCCGAGATGGCGGCGCCAGACTGAGCCGCAGCTATCAACTGCACTCGATGACGGATAGCCGGGAAGGGGACATGTTCTATCGCAACTTCGAGAAGATTACCGAGTAAGCGCTGGTCTGTGAGAGCGAGCCTGCTCGCGAATGGCCCGGCACATCCAACATCTCCAGTGCCTGACACACCGCTTTCGCGAGCAGGCTCGCTCCCACAACTGATTGGCGTCACGCCACACATCCTGGTCATCACCCGAATCCCTGTGGGAGCGAGCCTGCTCGCGAAGGCGCCGGCGCATCCAACATCTTCATTGCCTGACACAACGCTTTCGCGAGCAGGCTCACTCCTACACTTGATCGGCGTCACGCCACACATCCTGGTCATCACCCGAATCCCTGTGGGAGCGAGCCTGCTCGCGAATGGTCCGGCACATCCAACATCTCCATCGCCTGACACACCGCTTTCGCGAGCAGGCTCACTCCCACAGGGGGTTGTGTTACAGCACAATTTTCGACCCGAACCCTGATCCCTGTGGGAGCGAGCCTGCTCGCGAATTGTCCGGCACATCCAACATCGCCATCGCCTGACACACCGCTTTCGCGAGCAGGCTCGCTCCCACGGGGGCGCACCTGTTGTCGACACGGATTACCCAAATCCCGCGCACAAAAAAGGGGACTTTCGTCCCCTTGTGATCTGCAGCGCTGAGCCTCAGTAAATATCCTTCGACAACAACGTAAACGGCGTTTTCACCAGGATCTTCAGATCCAGCCACAACGACCAGCTGTTGATGTACTGCAGATCGATCTCGACACGCTTCTGCATCTTGTCGATGGTGTCGGTCTCACCGCGGCAGCCGCTGATCTGTGCCAGGCCAGTGATGCCCGGTTTGATTCGGTGACGCGCCATGTAAGCGAGGATCTTGCCCGAGTAGTAATTGTTGTGCGCCACCGCATGCGGCCGTGGACCTACCAGCGCCATATGCCCCTGCAACACGTTGAACAGTTGCGGCAACTCGTCCAGCGAAGTGCGGCGGATAAACCGTCCTACTGCGGTGATGCGCGAGTCATTGCGGCTGGCCTGTTTCACTTCGCGGTCATCGTGGACACGCATCGAGCGGAATTTCCAGACCTTGATCACCTTGCCGTTCCAGCCATGGCGGTCCTGCTTGAAAAATACCGGGCCGGGCGAGTTGAGTTTCACTGCCAGAGCGATGATCAGCAGCAGCGGACTGAGCGCAATGATCGCCAGAAATGCCACGGTCTTCTCAACCAGACTTTTGCTCAGCGCAGCGGTCGGACGGCTGGTCAGCGGGCTTTCGTTCAAGTAGATCGCCGGCAGGCCGTCCACGACTTTCACCGAGTGGTTAAGCAGGGTCAGGCTGTTCAAGTCCGGCACCCACACCACATCGACGTTGGCCCCGAGCAAGTCGACATACATCGCTTCGATTTTCGCGGCTTCGCACAGCGGCAGTGTGATGTACAAACGACGGATGTCGTGAGCTTCGATCAACTCCAGCAACTCGTCCTGAGCGCCAACGACACGCGGTGCATCCGAGGCGAGAACAGGTTTGTCACCGTTGCTGACCAGACCGATCAGCGGCAGGTTTTCCAGTTGGCTGAGCTTTTTCGCCAGGCCCAACGCCAATTCGCCAGTACCGACAATCAGCGTGCGGTGTTCGCTTTTACGCGAACGCTGGTAGTACTTGGAAAATGCATGCAGCGGCGCGTAGAGGAACGCCTGACCGAGGAAGCCGTATACCGCCCAGCTGAGAATCACCTGACGGGAAAACAGCTCATCGGCCTGGCAGACAAACGCGATGCACGCCAGCGCGGCCATGGTCATCGACCAGCCCATGAACAAGCGGCCGAGGCCGGTCAGGTAGTTGTCGCGTTTGCGATAAACGCCGCTGAATGTGTAAGCCGGCACTGAAGCCAGGACGGCGAGGGTGGCGCACATTCGGTAGTAGAACGCGACGGTGCCGGTGTGCTGTTCAGCGAGAATGAACAGCAGCGTCACAACGAAAGCCTGTGCCAGCGCCCATTGGCCCCAAAAGGTCAGTCCCTTGAGGCCCGTGCTTCGATTAATACTGAGAGAAAGATCCATACGATATCCCCAAAAGACGTCCATTCAGGTTTCAACAGTTGAAAGCCGAGTTGTTATGCAGACTTATTGTTTTTGTTTTAGCGAGTGTCTTGAGGTAACAACATCGAGAGCCGAACTGTCGTCAGCCAATAGACTAAGTTATTGCCGGGAATGGTGTCTGACGAGTTCTAACAAGATGGCACAGTGCCAACTTTTTAATAATTCAATAGATGGCTGTTAGAAAAGGTCGTAGAGAGGGGGATGAAAAAGCGGGGACGTATTTGTTACTGTTGAAGGGTGGAGGCAGGGAAGCTTTTATCGAATCAGGGAGGGTGAACCCAAACAGAGTGCTCTTCTTGTTGTTGTAGTCGCACTTTATATCTGTTTGTCTTGGTTTGTGTGTCGCTTGTGATTAAGCGACGACTTCCTGGATCAGGCAATATCCGCGATTTCTTACGGCTCGGAACAATCGCTCGCCATTACTCGCACTCTTGAACTTGTCCTGCAAACGGCTCAGGCACATTTCCAGGCCACGGTATTGCTCGGGCTCCCGACCAATGCTGATGATCAAGTCATCACGACTGACCACGCGCTCTTCATGGCTCA
Coding sequences within:
- a CDS encoding YjbH domain-containing protein — encoded protein: MKLRFAAVLLLPCGLAHAEPRITQNDFGGAGLLQTPTARMAPAGELSVNANRTDPYSRYSVSLQPLDWLEGSFRYTAITNRPYGSEALSGSQSYKDKAVDAKVRLWQESHWAPEVALGFRDIGGTGLFSSEFFVANKRFDNFDFSAGIAWGYIGNRGDFDNPLGYVSNRFDTRPALEGTGDVNSGSYFRGKPSLFGGVSYQTPWDRLSLKLEFEGNDYKNEPKDNEIKQDSPINLGAVFKVTDSIDLSAAWERGNTAMFGVTFHTNFVSRKAPAKTYDPIPEPLPAKAPTTSMEQVNWADVSRRLQQNAGYKVERISQRDSELIVYGEQQRYFHSSKAVGRASRILDNSVNDDIDWFTVVNKRYDLPLEETSLPRQTFREVINNEEPLEALHRTTEINPAMPHNEKTLYTEAPQHFSYGVGLGFKQNVGGPDGLLYQFSADADAEYRFNRNTWWSGLLSANLVNNFDKFVYDAPSGLPRVRTDLRQYLTTSNTTMPLFQLSHAEQLDKDLYGMVYGGYLESMFAGVGAEVLFRPTGERWSLGADLNWVRQRDFDQGFALRDYSVVTGHITGYTDLPFDTLAAVSVGRYLAGDWGTTVDISREFFNGVRVGAWATITTASSAEYGEGSFDKGLYLSIPFDEMMSMSTMRRANLVWAPLTRDGGARLSRSYQLHSMTDSREGDMFYRNFEKITE
- a CDS encoding undecaprenyl-phosphate glucose phosphotransferase, with the protein product MDLSLSINRSTGLKGLTFWGQWALAQAFVVTLLFILAEQHTGTVAFYYRMCATLAVLASVPAYTFSGVYRKRDNYLTGLGRLFMGWSMTMAALACIAFVCQADELFSRQVILSWAVYGFLGQAFLYAPLHAFSKYYQRSRKSEHRTLIVGTGELALGLAKKLSQLENLPLIGLVSNGDKPVLASDAPRVVGAQDELLELIEAHDIRRLYITLPLCEAAKIEAMYVDLLGANVDVVWVPDLNSLTLLNHSVKVVDGLPAIYLNESPLTSRPTAALSKSLVEKTVAFLAIIALSPLLLIIALAVKLNSPGPVFFKQDRHGWNGKVIKVWKFRSMRVHDDREVKQASRNDSRITAVGRFIRRTSLDELPQLFNVLQGHMALVGPRPHAVAHNNYYSGKILAYMARHRIKPGITGLAQISGCRGETDTIDKMQKRVEIDLQYINSWSLWLDLKILVKTPFTLLSKDIY